The Candidatus Methylomirabilota bacterium genome has a segment encoding these proteins:
- a CDS encoding UDP-glucuronic acid decarboxylase family protein — protein MRVLVTGGAGFIGSHLCDFLLARGCEVVCMDSLLTGSTDNIAHISDPRFLFVKHDVTNYIVVGGALDYVLHFASPASPIDYLELPIQTLKVGALGTHKALGLAKERRARFLLASTSEVYGDPLVHPQREDYWGNVNPVGPRGVYDEAKRFAEAITMAYHRYHKVETRIIRIFNTYGPRMRVEDGRAIPAFMSQALRGEDVTIFGDGSQTRSLCYVSDLVDGIYRLMMSNTSDPVNIGNPYELTIRQLAERVVALSGSRSKIVEKPLPVDDPKVRQPDITRARTLLGWEPKVQLDEGLPKTLAYFRSKLGVA, from the coding sequence GTGCGCGTGCTCGTGACGGGCGGGGCCGGCTTCATCGGCTCCCATCTCTGCGACTTCCTGCTCGCCCGGGGCTGCGAGGTCGTGTGCATGGACAGCCTGCTCACCGGGTCGACCGACAACATCGCCCACATCAGCGACCCGCGCTTCCTGTTCGTCAAGCACGACGTCACCAACTACATCGTGGTGGGCGGCGCGCTCGACTACGTGCTCCACTTCGCCAGCCCCGCGTCGCCCATCGACTATCTCGAGCTGCCCATCCAGACCCTGAAGGTGGGCGCCCTCGGCACCCACAAGGCGCTCGGGCTCGCCAAGGAGCGGCGCGCCCGGTTCCTGCTCGCCTCCACCTCCGAGGTCTACGGCGACCCGCTCGTGCATCCCCAGCGCGAGGACTACTGGGGCAACGTCAACCCGGTGGGGCCGCGCGGGGTCTACGACGAGGCCAAGCGCTTCGCCGAGGCCATCACGATGGCCTACCACCGCTACCACAAGGTCGAGACGCGGATCATCCGGATCTTCAACACCTACGGCCCGCGCATGCGGGTCGAGGACGGCCGCGCGATCCCCGCCTTCATGAGCCAGGCGCTGCGCGGCGAGGACGTCACGATCTTCGGCGACGGCAGCCAGACGCGCTCGCTCTGTTACGTATCGGACCTCGTGGACGGCATCTACCGGCTGATGATGTCGAACACGTCGGATCCCGTGAACATCGGCAACCCGTACGAGCTCACGATCCGCCAGCTCGCCGAGCGCGTCGTGGCCCTCTCGGGCTCGCGCTCGAAGATCGTCGAGAAGCCGCTGCCTGTGGACGATCCCAAGGTCCGCCAGCCCGACATCACGCGCGCCCGCACTCTGCTCGGCTGGGAGCCGAAGGTCCAGCTCGACGAGGGCCTGCCGAAGACCCTCGCCTACTTCCGGAGCAAGCTGGGCGTCGCCTAG
- a CDS encoding UDP-glucose/GDP-mannose dehydrogenase family protein → MNICVVGTGYVGLVTGAVFSDLGNDVVCVDNDQAKIEALRAGQMPIYEPGLEEMVIRNKDDGRLTFTIDLTAAVRQSDVIFIAVGTPPKETGETDLAHVEAVAAAIGRAMDRYKVVVNKSTVPVGTGEFVREVITKHQPRPIDFDVVSNPEFLREGSAIEDTLRPDRIVIGAPNQQVAMTLVELYAPLERPMIITDLPSAEVIKYASNAFLAAKISFINAIANICETAGADVSQVMKGMGLDSRIGMQFLQAGLGYGGSCFPKDVDSLIHTAARFGYDFKLLRSVVEINRERAAHLVEMMRKAMGPLEDRTIAVLGLAFKPNTDDMREAKSLEVVRLLHAAGAQLRAYDPVAMDNARPMMPEGVVFCESAYEAAAGADGVALLTEWNEFKYLNLDRLGGLLRRRVIFDARNLYEPERMRRLGFEYYSIGRKPVLAG, encoded by the coding sequence ATGAACATCTGCGTGGTGGGAACCGGGTACGTGGGGCTGGTGACCGGAGCCGTCTTCTCCGATCTCGGCAACGACGTGGTCTGCGTGGACAACGATCAGGCCAAGATCGAGGCGCTGCGGGCCGGCCAGATGCCGATCTACGAGCCGGGCCTCGAGGAGATGGTGATCCGGAACAAGGACGATGGCCGGCTCACCTTCACCATCGACCTGACCGCCGCGGTCCGCCAGTCCGACGTCATCTTCATCGCGGTCGGCACCCCGCCCAAGGAGACCGGCGAGACCGACCTCGCCCACGTCGAGGCGGTGGCCGCCGCGATCGGGCGCGCGATGGACCGGTACAAGGTGGTGGTGAACAAGTCCACGGTCCCGGTGGGAACCGGCGAGTTCGTCCGCGAGGTCATCACGAAGCACCAGCCGCGCCCGATCGACTTCGACGTGGTGTCGAACCCCGAGTTCCTCCGGGAGGGCTCGGCCATCGAGGACACGCTGCGCCCCGACCGCATCGTCATCGGCGCCCCCAACCAGCAGGTGGCCATGACCCTGGTGGAGCTCTACGCCCCGCTCGAGCGGCCCATGATCATCACCGATCTGCCGTCGGCCGAGGTGATCAAGTACGCGTCCAACGCCTTCCTGGCCGCCAAGATCTCGTTCATCAACGCGATCGCCAACATCTGCGAGACCGCGGGCGCCGACGTGAGCCAGGTGATGAAGGGCATGGGCCTGGACAGCCGGATCGGGATGCAGTTCCTCCAGGCCGGGCTCGGCTACGGCGGCTCCTGCTTCCCCAAGGACGTCGACTCCCTCATCCACACCGCGGCCCGCTTCGGCTACGATTTCAAGCTCCTGCGCTCGGTGGTGGAGATCAACCGGGAACGCGCGGCGCACCTGGTGGAGATGATGCGGAAGGCGATGGGCCCGCTCGAGGATCGCACGATCGCGGTGCTGGGTCTGGCCTTCAAGCCGAACACCGACGACATGCGCGAGGCCAAGAGCCTCGAGGTGGTGCGTCTCCTTCACGCGGCGGGCGCGCAGCTGCGGGCCTATGACCCGGTGGCGATGGACAACGCGCGACCGATGATGCCCGAGGGCGTGGTCTTCTGCGAGTCGGCCTACGAGGCGGCGGCGGGGGCGGACGGCGTCGCCCTGCTCACCGAGTGGAACGAGTTCAAGTACCTGAACCTCGACCGGCTGGGCGGCCTCCTGCGGCGGCGCGTGATCTTCGACGCGCGCAATCTGTACGAGCCCGAGCGCATGCGTCGGCTCGGCTTCGAGTACTACTCGATCGGGCGCAAGCCCGTGCTCGCGGGCTGA
- the cyoE gene encoding heme o synthase, whose amino-acid sequence MPPRAAAAASRHIGTLRVTERVGAYAELSKFGIVLLVLVSAGAGFMLRAPLGPEFPWAQGLLMLAGVMLLSCGASALNQVQERRRDALMARTAGRPLPSGRLSRVQGLAFALLAIAGGAGILWLGVGHTAGILGLIASAFYNGVYTPWLKPHSPFAAVPGAIPGSIPPVIGWVAGGGHLADAGALMLFGILFLWQMPHFWALALRYRADYAAGGFPMVSERVGVEGTARLILLYALGLTAWSLAAPTFGLGGPVALVAAAALGGRLIWLATKFARQPEDQRGWLSLFLFSNFYLLLLFLALVVERLVRHALL is encoded by the coding sequence ATGCCGCCTAGGGCCGCGGCGGCCGCCTCGCGGCACATCGGCACCCTCCGCGTGACCGAGCGCGTCGGCGCGTACGCCGAGCTGTCGAAGTTCGGCATCGTGCTCCTGGTGCTGGTGTCGGCGGGGGCCGGCTTCATGCTGCGCGCCCCGCTCGGCCCGGAGTTCCCGTGGGCGCAGGGCCTGTTGATGCTCGCCGGCGTGATGCTCCTGTCGTGCGGCGCCTCCGCCCTGAATCAGGTGCAGGAGCGCCGGCGCGACGCCCTGATGGCCCGGACCGCGGGCCGGCCCCTACCGTCCGGTCGGCTCTCGCGCGTGCAGGGGCTCGCCTTCGCGCTGCTCGCGATCGCGGGCGGCGCGGGCATCCTCTGGCTCGGCGTCGGCCACACCGCCGGCATCCTCGGCCTCATCGCGAGCGCCTTCTACAACGGCGTCTACACGCCCTGGCTGAAGCCGCACTCGCCGTTCGCGGCGGTGCCGGGCGCGATTCCGGGGTCCATCCCGCCGGTCATCGGCTGGGTCGCGGGCGGCGGCCATCTCGCCGATGCGGGCGCGCTGATGCTGTTCGGCATCCTGTTCCTTTGGCAGATGCCGCACTTCTGGGCGCTGGCCCTGCGCTATCGCGCCGACTACGCGGCCGGCGGCTTTCCGATGGTCTCGGAGCGGGTCGGCGTCGAGGGCACCGCGCGGCTCATCCTGCTCTATGCGCTCGGCCTCACCGCCTGGTCGCTGGCCGCTCCCACCTTCGGGCTGGGAGGACCGGTGGCGCTGGTCGCGGCCGCCGCCCTCGGGGGCCGGCTCATCTGGCTCGCGACCAAGTTCGCCCGGCAGCCGGAGGACCAGCGCGGGTGGCTCTCGCTGTTCCTGTTCTCCAACTTCTATCTGCTGCTGCTGTTTCTGGCCCTGGTGGTCGAGCGGCTGGTCCGGCACGCCCTCCTCTGA
- a CDS encoding COX15/CtaA family protein: MTAARVAFAAVAAVFILMTLGNVVSATGSGLACPDWPLCHGSVIPPLRADVLIEYGHRLAALAASVLIVATTVVTLAQTRAPGLRRLAWLVPILLVVQIALGGVTVLLKLPDLISTAHLINALLILAALIVLGLGLRGAAAAPSDRPRRLARVGLIVLLVQLALGGYVRHSGAGLACPDFPLCSGDVFPIGWLPSVHWAHRWLGVLLLGLFIHLALAGRTVAARLVAALAVLQVSLGIATVLLQLTPVIRAAHAAVGYSLWAVLVWVSVEAGGWPGFVPSAARKASRRGDMAHAA; the protein is encoded by the coding sequence TTGACCGCCGCGCGCGTCGCCTTCGCCGCGGTGGCGGCGGTCTTCATCCTGATGACGCTCGGCAACGTGGTGAGCGCGACCGGGTCGGGCCTCGCCTGCCCCGACTGGCCGCTCTGCCACGGCTCGGTGATCCCTCCGCTTCGCGCGGACGTGCTGATCGAGTACGGCCATCGCCTGGCCGCGCTCGCCGCGAGCGTGCTCATCGTGGCCACCACGGTGGTGACGCTGGCGCAGACGCGCGCGCCCGGCCTGCGTCGGCTCGCGTGGCTCGTGCCGATCCTGCTGGTGGTGCAGATCGCGCTCGGGGGCGTCACGGTGCTGCTGAAGCTGCCGGACCTGATCAGCACCGCGCACCTGATCAACGCGCTGCTCATCCTGGCCGCGCTCATCGTGCTGGGCCTCGGGCTGCGCGGCGCCGCGGCCGCCCCGTCGGACCGCCCGCGGCGTCTCGCCCGGGTGGGGCTGATCGTCCTGCTCGTTCAGCTGGCCCTCGGCGGCTACGTCCGTCACTCGGGCGCGGGGCTCGCCTGCCCGGACTTCCCGCTCTGCAGCGGCGACGTGTTCCCGATCGGCTGGCTGCCCTCGGTGCACTGGGCGCACCGCTGGCTCGGCGTGCTGCTGCTCGGCCTGTTCATCCATCTCGCGCTGGCCGGGCGGACGGTCGCGGCGCGACTCGTGGCCGCGCTCGCGGTGCTGCAGGTCTCGCTCGGCATCGCCACGGTGCTGCTGCAGCTCACCCCGGTGATCCGCGCGGCCCACGCCGCGGTCGGGTACTCGCTGTGGGCGGTGCTGGTCTGGGTGAGCGTCGAGGCCGGTGGCTGGCCCGGGTTCGTGCCGTCGGCCGCGCGGAAGGCCTCGAGGCGGGGGGACATGGCCCATGCCGCCTAG
- a CDS encoding cytochrome c oxidase assembly protein: MAHVVPGAAGPPPLGPDGFDWTAWQADPVVVGGLVALGAAYAAATLWRGRLDPRAGVEPLRIASFGGALGVLFVALTGPIHDLSDYYLFSAHMVQHMLLVFAMPPLLLYGTPGWMVRPLLSDPRLRSLGRTLTKPAGAFATFNVVLVVWHLPPVYNLAMDQHQVHIVGHLLMMAASVILWWPVLSPVGELPRAPYPIQLLYLFVVGLPMVMVAIFISMADGILYPYYSTSPRIWPWLTPHADQHLGGLIMWIPGGLVFLLAVSVIFFRWQGAGGDDLALRQAEGEPSGYRAGKGASG; the protein is encoded by the coding sequence ATGGCGCACGTAGTACCCGGGGCCGCGGGGCCGCCGCCCCTCGGGCCCGATGGCTTCGACTGGACCGCCTGGCAGGCCGATCCGGTCGTGGTCGGTGGGCTCGTGGCCCTCGGCGCCGCCTACGCCGCCGCGACGTTGTGGCGCGGCCGTCTCGACCCGCGCGCCGGAGTGGAGCCGCTCCGGATCGCCTCGTTCGGGGGCGCCCTCGGGGTGCTCTTCGTGGCCCTCACCGGCCCCATCCACGATCTCTCGGACTACTACCTCTTCAGCGCGCACATGGTGCAACACATGCTGCTGGTCTTCGCGATGCCGCCGCTGCTGCTCTACGGCACCCCCGGCTGGATGGTGCGGCCGCTGCTGTCGGATCCTCGTCTGCGCTCGCTCGGGCGCACGCTCACGAAGCCGGCCGGCGCCTTCGCCACGTTCAACGTCGTGCTGGTGGTCTGGCACCTGCCTCCGGTCTACAACCTGGCCATGGACCAGCATCAGGTGCACATCGTGGGGCACCTGCTGATGATGGCCGCCTCGGTGATCCTGTGGTGGCCGGTGCTCTCCCCGGTGGGCGAGCTGCCGCGCGCTCCGTATCCGATCCAGCTCCTGTACCTGTTCGTGGTGGGACTGCCCATGGTCATGGTGGCCATCTTCATCTCGATGGCGGACGGCATCCTGTACCCGTACTACTCGACCTCGCCGCGCATCTGGCCGTGGCTCACCCCGCACGCCGACCAGCACCTGGGCGGCCTGATCATGTGGATCCCGGGCGGGCTCGTGTTCCTGCTCGCGGTATCGGTGATCTTCTTCCGCTGGCAGGGCGCCGGGGGCGACGATCTGGCGCTGCGCCAGGCGGAGGGCGAGCCGAGCGGCTATCGCGCGGGCAAGGGGGCATCCGGTTGA
- a CDS encoding cytochrome C oxidase subunit IV family protein — MADQHAVAATHEGGGHATVRTYVNVAILLAIITALEVATLYVPGIPNVLLVSSLLVMSAIKFFLVVGFFMHLRYDHPILRALFVGPLIIAIAIIMAVMALFSAFLLLPRPH; from the coding sequence ATGGCCGATCAGCACGCTGTCGCCGCGACGCACGAGGGAGGCGGGCACGCGACCGTCCGGACGTACGTCAACGTGGCGATCCTGCTGGCGATCATCACCGCGCTCGAGGTCGCCACGCTCTACGTCCCGGGCATCCCCAACGTCCTGCTCGTGTCGAGCCTGCTCGTGATGTCGGCGATCAAGTTCTTCCTGGTGGTGGGCTTCTTCATGCATCTCCGCTACGATCATCCGATCCTCCGGGCTCTCTTCGTGGGGCCGCTGATCATTGCCATCGCCATCATCATGGCGGTCATGGCGCTCTTCAGCGCCTTCCTGCTGCTGCCCCGTCCCCACTAG
- a CDS encoding heme-copper oxidase subunit III translates to MADHAAAHVIHDPNIGNTGLDNRKMGMWAFLGSDCMFFGSLIGTYLAYKGKSLSGPGPHDVFDIPLTSYSAALLLASSLTMVLALANLQHNRVKSAARWLLVTALLGLHFVLNQVYEFTTFVLHHDLKLSTNLFGSSFFVLTGFHGAHVTGGVIWLLILVGLAWRRQLDVRDYTKVEIAGLYWHFVDIVWIAIFTVIYLIP, encoded by the coding sequence GTGGCCGACCACGCCGCCGCTCACGTCATTCACGACCCGAACATCGGCAACACCGGGCTCGACAACCGCAAGATGGGAATGTGGGCCTTCCTCGGCTCCGACTGCATGTTCTTCGGGTCGCTGATCGGCACCTATCTCGCCTACAAGGGCAAGTCGCTCTCCGGGCCGGGACCGCACGACGTCTTCGACATCCCGCTCACCTCCTACAGCGCCGCACTCCTGCTCGCCTCGTCGCTCACCATGGTACTGGCCCTCGCCAACCTGCAGCACAACCGCGTCAAGTCGGCGGCGCGCTGGCTCCTGGTGACCGCGCTGCTCGGGCTCCACTTCGTGTTGAACCAGGTCTACGAGTTCACCACCTTCGTGCTCCACCACGACCTCAAGCTCTCCACCAATCTCTTCGGATCGAGCTTCTTCGTGCTCACCGGCTTCCACGGGGCGCACGTCACCGGCGGCGTCATCTGGCTCCTGATCCTGGTCGGGCTGGCGTGGCGGAGGCAGCTCGACGTCCGCGACTACACCAAGGTCGAGATCGCCGGCCTGTATTGGCACTTCGTCGACATCGTGTGGATCGCGATCTTCACCGTCATCTACCTGATCCCCTAG
- the ctaD gene encoding cytochrome c oxidase subunit I codes for MATQAAFMPGSKVETETFWGTVWSWLTTVDHKRIGILYGTSAFIFFLIGGIEALIMRLQLARPDNTLVGAERFNELFTMHGTTMIFLAVMPLSAAFFNYMIPLMIGARDVAFPRLNALSYWIFLSGALFLNSSWLFGLAPDGGWFGYANLTTAQFSPRHTIDFWMLGLQILGVSSMLAGFNFLVTIINMRAPGMTLMRMPVFVWMSFVTQFLLVLAFPAITVALILLMFDRFFGTLFYAPAAGADPLLWQHLFWIFGHPEVYILILPAMGIVSEVLPTFARKPLFGAPVVIYSGIMIGFFGFGVWSHHMFSVGMGPVADSAFSIATMLIAVPTGVKILNWIGTLWGGSIRFRTPLYFALGFIAMFTMGGLSGVMHASPPVDLQQTDSYFVVAHFHYVLFGGSIFGLFGGIYYWWPKINGKLLDERLGLWHFWLMMIGFNVTFFPQHYLGLIGMPRRIYTYAPDLGWNFWNLISTIGAFLIAVSLLFFIVNVIRTMRSGKIAGNDPWDARTLEWAIPSPPPVYNFARVPHVHDRDDYWLQKHGDGHGGAPAPRPAPVTAAEIAAIHMPSPSFWPLLLALAMAVMISGLMISMYQVIVGGLLTLYLMYKFAMELHRPAEGHGH; via the coding sequence ATGGCCACTCAGGCCGCATTCATGCCGGGCTCGAAGGTCGAGACCGAGACGTTCTGGGGAACGGTCTGGTCCTGGCTCACCACCGTGGACCACAAGCGGATCGGGATCCTCTACGGCACCTCCGCGTTCATCTTCTTCCTGATCGGCGGCATCGAGGCGCTCATCATGCGCCTGCAGCTGGCCCGCCCGGACAACACCCTGGTCGGCGCGGAGCGGTTCAACGAGCTGTTCACGATGCACGGCACCACCATGATCTTCCTGGCCGTGATGCCGTTGAGCGCGGCCTTCTTCAACTACATGATCCCCCTGATGATCGGCGCGCGGGACGTGGCCTTCCCCCGCCTGAACGCGCTGTCATACTGGATCTTCCTCTCCGGAGCCCTGTTCCTCAACTCCAGCTGGCTCTTCGGCCTCGCCCCGGACGGCGGATGGTTCGGCTACGCCAACCTCACCACCGCGCAGTTCTCCCCACGCCACACCATCGACTTCTGGATGCTGGGACTGCAGATCCTCGGGGTGTCGTCGATGCTGGCCGGCTTCAACTTCCTGGTGACCATCATCAACATGCGGGCGCCCGGCATGACCCTGATGCGCATGCCGGTGTTCGTGTGGATGAGCTTCGTGACCCAGTTCCTGCTCGTCCTGGCCTTCCCGGCGATCACGGTGGCCCTCATTCTGCTGATGTTCGACCGCTTCTTCGGCACCCTGTTCTACGCGCCGGCCGCGGGAGCCGATCCGCTGCTCTGGCAGCACCTCTTCTGGATCTTCGGCCATCCCGAGGTCTACATCCTGATCCTTCCCGCGATGGGCATCGTCTCCGAGGTCCTGCCCACCTTCGCGCGCAAGCCCCTCTTCGGCGCCCCGGTGGTCATCTATTCCGGCATCATGATCGGCTTCTTCGGCTTCGGGGTGTGGAGCCACCACATGTTCTCGGTGGGCATGGGCCCGGTCGCCGACTCCGCGTTCTCCATCGCCACCATGCTGATCGCGGTGCCCACCGGCGTGAAGATCCTCAACTGGATCGGCACCCTGTGGGGCGGCAGCATCCGTTTCCGGACCCCGCTCTACTTCGCGCTCGGCTTCATCGCCATGTTCACGATGGGCGGCCTCTCCGGGGTCATGCACGCCTCCCCGCCGGTCGATCTGCAGCAGACCGACAGCTACTTCGTGGTGGCGCACTTCCACTACGTGCTGTTCGGCGGGTCGATCTTCGGCCTCTTCGGGGGCATCTACTACTGGTGGCCGAAGATCAACGGCAAGCTGCTCGACGAGCGCCTGGGCCTCTGGCACTTCTGGCTCATGATGATCGGCTTCAACGTGACGTTCTTCCCCCAGCACTACCTGGGGCTCATCGGGATGCCCCGGCGCATCTACACCTACGCGCCGGACCTCGGGTGGAACTTCTGGAACCTCATCTCGACGATCGGGGCGTTCCTGATCGCGGTGTCGCTGCTCTTCTTCATCGTCAACGTGATCCGGACCATGCGCTCCGGGAAGATCGCGGGCAACGACCCGTGGGATGCGCGGACCCTGGAGTGGGCGATCCCGTCGCCGCCGCCGGTCTACAACTTCGCCCGCGTTCCCCACGTGCACGACCGCGACGACTACTGGCTGCAGAAGCACGGCGACGGCCACGGCGGGGCGCCCGCGCCCAGGCCGGCGCCGGTGACCGCGGCGGAGATCGCGGCGATCCACATGCCGTCGCCCTCCTTCTGGCCGCTGCTGCTGGCCCTCGCGATGGCGGTCATGATCTCGGGTCTGATGATCAGCATGTACCAGGTGATCGTGGGCGGCCTGCTCACCCTCTACCTCATGTACAAGTTCGCCATGGAGCTGCACCGCCCCGCCGAGGGGCACGGACACTAG
- the coxB gene encoding cytochrome c oxidase subunit II: protein MTEPARPLPKRFDWTLACLLGGVLLLASSCSWVGWNWDTPMSTVMPKSDFGKVTHDIFMLISWWTLGIFIAVEAALLWVCWRYRDRPGAPIPKQVHGHTALEVSWTIAFAVILLIFAIPTIRVIFKTQEAPAATALRVEVFGKQWWWEFRYPQLKITTANELHLPKGQTAAFLLNAPDVIHSFWMPQLGGKRDVVPHRVNHITLTPEVSGEYPGQCAEYCGVSHANMRFHVIVHEPAEFERWVKNQQGPPVESTDPLAQQGKTIFSQSTCVGCHTINGISAGHIGPDLTHFASRKRFAGYLIDSTPDNLAKWIENPDHLKTGALMPNLGMTAEQSKALAAYLLSLK from the coding sequence ATGACTGAGCCCGCCCGCCCCCTCCCGAAGCGCTTCGACTGGACGCTGGCCTGTCTGCTGGGCGGAGTTCTCCTGCTCGCCAGCTCGTGCAGCTGGGTGGGCTGGAACTGGGACACTCCGATGAGCACCGTGATGCCGAAGTCGGACTTCGGCAAGGTCACCCACGACATCTTCATGCTGATCTCGTGGTGGACCCTCGGCATCTTCATCGCGGTGGAGGCGGCCCTGCTCTGGGTGTGCTGGCGCTATCGCGATCGCCCCGGTGCGCCGATCCCGAAGCAGGTGCACGGCCACACCGCGCTCGAGGTCAGCTGGACCATCGCCTTCGCGGTCATCCTGCTCATCTTCGCGATCCCCACCATCCGGGTGATCTTCAAGACCCAGGAGGCCCCCGCGGCCACCGCGCTGCGCGTCGAGGTCTTCGGCAAGCAGTGGTGGTGGGAGTTCCGCTACCCGCAGCTGAAGATCACCACCGCCAACGAGCTCCACCTGCCCAAGGGGCAGACCGCGGCCTTCCTCCTGAACGCCCCGGACGTCATTCACTCGTTCTGGATGCCGCAGCTCGGGGGCAAGCGCGACGTGGTACCGCATCGGGTCAACCACATCACGTTGACCCCGGAGGTGTCGGGCGAGTACCCCGGCCAGTGCGCCGAGTATTGCGGCGTGTCGCACGCCAACATGCGCTTCCACGTCATCGTCCACGAGCCGGCCGAGTTCGAGCGGTGGGTCAAGAACCAGCAGGGGCCGCCGGTCGAGTCGACGGATCCCCTGGCCCAGCAGGGCAAGACGATCTTCAGCCAGTCGACGTGCGTGGGCTGCCACACCATCAACGGGATCTCGGCCGGGCACATCGGGCCCGACCTGACCCACTTCGCGAGCCGCAAGCGGTTCGCCGGTTACCTGATCGACTCCACGCCGGACAACCTGGCGAAGTGGATCGAGAATCCCGATCACCTGAAGACCGGCGCGCTGATGCCGAATCTCGGAATGACGGCCGAGCAGAGCAAGGCCCTGGCCGCCTATCTCCTCAGCCTGAAATAA
- a CDS encoding M20 family metallo-hydrolase has protein sequence MAPGISLPRLKSHIQTLATYGRNPDGRGITRSCWSPAHEEARAWLVGKMKEAGLETRIDPAGNTFGVLPGEGAAVLTGSHIDTVPEGGPLDGALGVLAGLECLQTIREARLPVRRPLAVVAWSDEEGRYGSLFGSRAFTGKLDPKTIPALRALDGESLVDAMARAGYEASRAPDARCDPRAIHAYVELHIEQGPHLEAARLPIGLVEGIVGIRRNRLTFVGEPDHAGTTPMAWRKDAFLAACEYALKAREHIVKKGSGRSVTNFGRIELAPGVSNIVPARAVLMQEMRELDGRILARLDRECVALARAVARRRGLRVAVDTLSRTEPARCAPRVMEAVQAACEKLRLAYKRMPSGAGHDAQNLASVTASGMLFIPSRGGRSHRPDEMSDWKAIGRGTNALLHTLLDLAG, from the coding sequence ATGGCCCCCGGGATCTCGCTGCCTCGCCTGAAGAGCCACATCCAGACACTGGCGACCTACGGCCGAAATCCTGACGGCCGCGGCATCACGCGCTCCTGCTGGAGTCCGGCCCACGAGGAGGCGCGCGCCTGGCTCGTCGGCAAGATGAAGGAGGCCGGGCTCGAGACGCGCATCGACCCCGCCGGCAATACCTTCGGCGTGCTGCCGGGGGAGGGCGCGGCGGTGTTGACCGGCTCGCACATCGACACGGTGCCCGAGGGCGGACCGCTCGACGGCGCGCTGGGCGTGCTGGCCGGGCTCGAATGCCTGCAGACGATCCGGGAGGCGCGCCTGCCGGTGCGGCGCCCGCTCGCGGTGGTGGCGTGGAGCGACGAGGAGGGCCGCTACGGGAGCCTCTTCGGCTCACGTGCCTTCACCGGCAAGCTCGACCCCAAGACGATCCCGGCCCTGCGCGCGCTCGACGGCGAGAGCCTCGTCGACGCGATGGCGCGCGCCGGCTACGAGGCGTCGCGCGCGCCCGATGCCCGGTGCGACCCGCGGGCGATCCACGCCTACGTCGAGCTGCACATCGAGCAGGGCCCGCACCTGGAGGCGGCGCGCCTGCCCATCGGCCTCGTGGAGGGCATCGTGGGCATCCGCCGCAACCGCCTGACCTTCGTCGGCGAGCCCGACCACGCGGGCACCACGCCGATGGCCTGGCGCAAGGACGCGTTCCTGGCCGCGTGCGAGTACGCGCTGAAGGCCCGCGAGCACATCGTGAAGAAGGGCAGCGGCCGGAGCGTGACCAACTTCGGGCGCATCGAGCTGGCACCCGGGGTCTCCAACATCGTGCCCGCGCGCGCGGTGCTGATGCAGGAGATGCGGGAGCTGGACGGCCGGATCCTCGCGCGGCTGGACCGCGAGTGCGTCGCCCTCGCGCGCGCGGTGGCTCGCCGGCGCGGGCTGCGCGTGGCGGTGGACACGCTCTCGCGCACGGAGCCGGCCCGGTGCGCGCCGCGCGTCATGGAGGCGGTGCAGGCCGCTTGCGAGAAGCTGCGGCTCGCCTACAAGCGGATGCCGTCGGGGGCTGGCCACGACGCCCAGAACCTGGCCTCGGTGACCGCATCGGGCATGCTCTTCATCCCCTCGCGCGGCGGACGCAGCCACCGACCCGACGAGATGAGCGACTGGAAGGCGATCGGGCGCGGCACCAACGCACTGCTCCACACACTGCTCGATCTGGCCGGGTGA